One Vitis riparia cultivar Riparia Gloire de Montpellier isolate 1030 chromosome 4, EGFV_Vit.rip_1.0, whole genome shotgun sequence genomic window carries:
- the LOC117912935 gene encoding uncharacterized protein LOC117912935, protein MPKYGPAFGMATNSSSSTSDIIISSSSSSHQMETSHLPITAHKLNGQNYLQWSQSILMFIRGKEKDDYITGASAAPETTASTYKKWIAENNMVMSWLVNSMTPDIGENFLSFDTAKEIWDIAKETFSDKENTSEIIQIEGILHDLRQGNLTVTEYFNTLTRLWRQLDTFEVHNWNCVTDGLLYKKIVEGKRVFKFLLGLNKNLDEIRGRIMGVKPLPSLREAFSEVRREESRKNLMMGSHQQLNMAESSALKTQFAPFDNRQKIKGGRPWCDHCRKPGHSRETCWKIHGKPVDWKPRQPLEKEG, encoded by the coding sequence ATGCCTAAATACGGTCCAGCCTTTGGAATGGCTACCAACTCATCATCCTCTACTTCTGATATCATCATCTCATCGTCTTCATCCTCTCATCAAATGGAAACCTCTCATCTGCCAATCACAGCCCATAAACTGAATGggcaaaattatttgcaatggtctcaatccatattaatgtttatacggggaaaggagaaagatgactacatcACCGGAGCTTCGGCGGCACCAGAAACCACAGCATCAACCTACAAGAAGTGGATAGCAGAAAATAATATGGTCATGTCCTGGCTAGTCAACTCTATGACCCCTGacattggtgaaaattttctgtCATTTGATACTGCCAAAGAAATCTGGGACATTGCAAAAGAAACTTTCTCAGACAAGGAAAACACATCTGAAATCATCCAGATTGAAGGCATCCTCCACGATTTGCGTCAAGGAAACCTTACGGTAACTGAATATTTCAATACTCTTACTCGTCTATGGCGTCAACTTGATACGTTTGAGGTTCATAACTGGAATTGTGTTACAGATGGTTTGTTGTATAAAAAGATTGTCGAAGGGAAACgtgtgtttaaatttttgttaggtttgaaCAAAAATCTTGATGAAATCAGAGGAAGAATCATGGGAGTAAAACCTCTACCTAGCCTCAGAGAGGCATTCTCTGAAGTGCGTCGTGAAGAAAGTCggaaaaatctcatgatggGATCCCATCAACAACTGAATATGGCAGAAAGCTCGGCTCTTAAGACTCAATTCGCTCCTTTTGACAACcgtcaaaaaattaaaggaggtaGACCTTGGTGTGATCATTGCAGAAAGCCGGGACACTCAAGAGAAACTTGCTGGAAGATTCATGGAAAACCAGTAGATTGGAAACCACGTCAACCACTTGAGAAAGAAGGATGA
- the LOC117912934 gene encoding probable L-type lectin-domain containing receptor kinase S.5, translating to MAAVCCRKYTWYYWLFQFQMGMPAWIAFAIILLSRSIAGAQKLKTSGFELGPFDNSHYDTLAVVQPAMISNGALQVTPDSAGNFSLAHKSGRVLFNRPFKLWEGDGNGRVASFNSSFLINIFRLNNDSAPGEGFAFIIAPDLNLPPGSDGEYLGLTNSTTDGNPNNHLIAVELDTFKQDFDSDDNHIGLDINSIRSNRTVSLSDLGIQIAPLDPKNYSVWVEYDGENKVMGVYMVEEGNPRPAEPVMSAEVELREIVKQYSYMGFAASTGNATQLNCVLQWNLTVELLEEDGDAEWVKVVLGAGVPAIVVVLIACVFLWYYVQKKRRAKSDPNIVGTLRSLPGTPREFEFKDLKKATNNFDEKLKLGEGGFGVVYKGLLPKEHVHVAVKKFSRDVKGKDDFLAELTIINRLRHKHLVPLLGWCHKKGMLLLVYDYMPNGSLDKQLFCGREMRTLEWSVRYKIIAGVASALHYLHNEYDQRVVHRDLKASNIMLDSNYNARLGDFGLARALENEKNSYAELEGVPGTMGYIAPECFHTGKATPESDVYGFGAVLLEVVCAQRPWASDATFHFLVDWVWCLHREGRIVEAVDERLGNDYVVEEAQRLLLLGLACSHPIATKRPKTQAIVQVLSGSVSVPYVPPFKPAFVWPSMASVPTASDIDITDDTSSRFDSGWTPECISRESYV from the exons ATGGCTGCAGTCTGCTGCAGAAAATACACATGGTATTATTGGCTATTCCAGTTCCAAATGGGTATGCCGGCTTGGATAGCCTTTGCCATCATCTTGTTAAGTCGCTCGATCGCCGGAGCTCAGAAGCTGAAAACTTCCGGCTTTGAGTTGGGGCCCTTCGACAACTCCCATTATGATACCTTGGCAGTTGTACAACCGGCTATGATCAGCAACGGAGCCCTGCAGGTGACTCCCGATTCGGCCGGTAACTTCAGCCTAGCGCACAAGTCAGGCCGAGTATTGTTCAATCGACCATTCAAGCTTTGGGAGGGAGATGGCAATGGAAGGGTGGCTTCCTTCAACTCTTCCTTCCTCATCAACATCTTTCGGTTGAATAATGATTCAGCCCCGGGCGAAGGTTTCGCCTTCATCATAGCGCCGGACCTGAACCTCCCACCTGGCAGCGACGGTGAGTACCTTGGGTTGACCAACTCCACCACCGACGGCAACCCCAACAACCACTTGATCGCCGTGGAGCTGGACACCTTCAAACAGGATTTTGATTCCGATGACAACCATATTGGCCTGGACATCAACAGCATCCGATCTAATAGAACCGTGTCCTTGTCCGACTTGGGCATCCAGATCGCCCCTTTGGATCCGAAGAATTACAGCGTATGGGTAGAGTACGACGGCGAAAACAAGGTCATGGGCGTATACATGGTGGAGGAAGG GAATCCCAGGCCCGCCGAACCAGTGATGAGCGCGGAGGTTGAGTTGAGAGAGATAGTAAAGCAGTACTCGTACATGGGATTCGCGGCGTCAACAGGGAACGCGACTCAGCTCAATTGCGTGCTGCAGTGGAACCTGACTGTGGAGTTGCTGGAGGAGGACGGGGACGCCGAGTGGGTGAAGGTGGTTTTGGGTGCTGGGGTGCCGGCCATAGTAGTCGTGCTCATAGCTTGTGTGTTTTTGTGGTATTACGTCCAGAAGAAGCGGAGGGCAAAGTCGGATCCAAACATAGTGGGAACCCTGAGAAGCCTGCCGGGGACGCCCAGGGAATTTGAGTTCAAGGATCTGAAGAAGGCCACAAACAACTTCGATGAGAAGCTGAAGCTGGGTGAAGGTGGCTTCGGAGTCGTGTACAAAGGACTACTGCCCAAGGAGCATGTTCATGTTGCCGTCAAGAAGTTCTCCAGAGACGTCAAGGGTAAAGACGATTTTTTGGCTGAGCTTACCATAATTAATCGCCTTCGCCACAAGCATCTTGTTCCATTACTCG GATGGTGCCACAAGAAAGGAATGCTTCTTTTGGTGTATGATTACATGCCAAATGGAAGTCTGGATAAACAGCTTTTCTGCGGAAGGGAGATGCGGACGCTGGAATGGAGTGTGAGGTACAAGATCATAGCGGGGGTAGCATCAGCATTACATTATCTTCATAACGAGTACGATCAGAGAGTGGTGCATCGGGACCTTAAGGCCAGCAACATAATGTTGGATTCCAACTACAATGCGCGGCTAGGCGACTTTGGACTTGCGCGAGCCTTGGAGAATGAGAAGAACTCATACGCGGAGCTGGAGGGAGTGCCGGGTACAATGGGTTACATTGCACCCGAGTGTTTCCATACTGGGAAGGCCACCCCAGAGTCTGACGTCTACGGGTTCGGGGCGGTCTTGCTGGAGGTGGTGTGCGCTCAGCGTCCTTGGGCCAGCGACGCTACCTTCCACTTCTTAGTGGATTGGGTGTGGTGTCTGCATCGAGAAGGGCGCATAGTTGAGGCGGTGGATGAGAGGCTGGGGAATGATTACGTGGTTGAGGAGGCTCAGAGGCTTCTGCTGCTGGGGCTGGCCTGCTCGCATCCTATAGCCACTAAGAGGCCCAAGACACAGGCCATTGTTCAGGTTTTATCGGGATCTGTATCGGTGCCCTATGTCCCGCCCTTCAAGCCCGCTTTTGTGTGGCCATCCATGGCTTCTGTTCCCACGGCTAGCGATATTGACATCACGGATGATACATCCTCTCGTTTCGACTCCGGTTGGACCCCAGAGTGCATTAGCCGGGAGAGCTACGTCTGA
- the LOC117912293 gene encoding 2-oxoglutarate-dependent dioxygenase DAO-like, whose protein sequence is MATGDIPSIDMQDFPRQSRRLREACEEWGCFRVVNHSIPPSLLSEMKSVVGSLLDLPLEIKCRNTDVIAGSGYMAPSKVNPLYEALGLYDMASHQAVDAFCSQLDASPHQRETIKIYAKAVQELAMDIGNKLAETMGLGGDLFKEWPCQFRINKYNFTPETVGSPGVQIHTDSSFLTILQDDENVGGLEVMDKSGAFIAVDPMPGTLLVNLGDIATVWSNGRLCNVKHRVQCKEAAVRLSIASFLLGPKDAAVEAPPELVDSEHPRLFVPVTYEDYRKLRLSTKLQAGEALALVRVDS, encoded by the exons ATGGCCACCGGCGACATCCCGTCGATTGATATGCAAGACTTTCCTAGGCAATCCCGGAGGCTGAGAGAAGCATGCGAGGAATGGGGTTGTTTCAGAGTTGTTAACCATAGCATCCCTCCATCTTTATTGTCTGAAATGAAGTCCGTCGTCGGATCTCTCCTTGACCTTCCCCTGGAAATCAAATGCCGGAACACTGACGTGATAGCTGGCAGCGGCTACATGGCACCCAGCAAGGTCAATCCTCTCTACGAGGCCTTGGGTCTCTACGACATGGCCTCCCACCAGGCTGTGGATGCATTTTGTTCTCAGTTAGATGCCTCTCCTCACCAAAg GGAGACAATAAAGATCTACGCCAAAGCAGTGCAGGAGCTGGCCATGGATATCGGGAACAAGCTGGCAGAAACCATGGGGTTAGGAGGCGATTTGTTCAAGGAATGGCCCTGCCAGTTTAGGATAAACAAATACAACTTCACTCCTGAAACTGTGGGTTCCCCTGGCGTCCAAATCCACACAGATTCCAGCTTCCTTACCATACTCCAGGACGATGAAAATGTAGGGGGCCTTGAAGTGATGGACAAGTCTGGCGCATTTATTGCGGTGGATCCCATGCCAGGGACTCTCCTTGTCAATCTGGGAGACATTGCCACG GTGTGGAGCAACGGAAGATTGTGCAACGTGAAGCATAGGGTACAATGCAAGGAGGCAGCAGTGCGATTGTCAATTGCTTCTTTTCTGCTAGGGCCCAAGGATGCAGCAGTGGAAGCCCCGCCGGAGCTGGTGGACTCCGAACACCCTCGCCTTTTTGTTCCCGTCACCTATGAGGATTATAGAAAACTCCGCCTCTCTACCAAATTGCAGGCTGGTGAAGCTCTGGCGCTTGTGCGCGTCGACTCctag